The following proteins are co-located in the Pyrobaculum calidifontis JCM 11548 genome:
- a CDS encoding peptidase A24 translates to MIQELAAASLAALLSIAAWQDLKTREVDVWLFAAMAVPAAFLAWANWGNPFYYVSLAAGILLALFMRALGTGYADSLALAAVSTAPLPLPFLPTAFVVVIASAVLLPATALWLYYKNRGKPCKMSLVERLTHVCISGAEYKEALARGTAFKYIVGEESDMERYKPPEPPREEWIKAKYGIPYLVYLAAGYWAYLLWNFVLLR, encoded by the coding sequence ATGATACAAGAGTTAGCTGCCGCGTCTCTCGCCGCGCTCTTGTCCATAGCGGCGTGGCAAGACTTGAAGACTAGGGAAGTAGACGTCTGGCTTTTTGCGGCCATGGCAGTTCCAGCGGCTTTTTTGGCGTGGGCGAACTGGGGGAATCCATTCTACTACGTCTCTCTGGCGGCTGGGATACTCCTGGCCTTGTTTATGAGGGCGCTGGGCACCGGCTACGCGGACTCCCTCGCCCTAGCCGCCGTCTCCACGGCGCCGCTGCCGTTGCCCTTTCTCCCAACAGCCTTTGTGGTCGTAATAGCCAGCGCGGTGCTCCTCCCCGCAACGGCCCTGTGGCTCTACTACAAGAATAGGGGCAAGCCGTGCAAGATGTCGCTCGTCGAGAGGCTGACGCACGTGTGTATCTCAGGGGCAGAGTACAAGGAGGCATTGGCAAGAGGCACCGCCTTTAAATACATCGTGGGCGAAGAAAGTGACATGGAGCGCTACAAGCCGCCGGAGCCCCCACGGGAGGAGTGGATAAAGGCCAAGTACGGAATCCCCTACCTCGTCTATCTAGCCGCTGGGTATTGGGCATACCTTTTGTGGAATTTTGTACTTCTCCGCTAA
- a CDS encoding Lrp/AsnC family transcriptional regulator, giving the protein MTEEMKLTDRQFQLLNHLLQRAQPMRVYTVYGDQDEIARELGMTRQALAIHLKRLKELGLVRTGREFVDITEKAVKLLKGQSNDVIILVKVEPKYRDKVYEAAKKLPIEKALRLAGDFDLAVITQETVLDKVLDAINNMEGVKETKTFISIGAIKE; this is encoded by the coding sequence ATGACAGAGGAAATGAAGTTAACAGACCGACAGTTCCAGTTGCTTAACCACTTGCTACAGAGGGCTCAGCCCATGCGAGTGTACACTGTGTACGGAGACCAAGACGAAATTGCAAGAGAGCTGGGCATGACGCGGCAGGCGTTGGCCATCCACCTTAAGCGGCTTAAGGAGCTTGGCCTCGTGAGAACTGGAAGAGAGTTCGTCGACATAACTGAAAAGGCGGTGAAGTTGCTCAAGGGCCAGTCCAACGACGTGATTATACTAGTGAAAGTAGAACCGAAATACCGTGATAAGGTGTACGAGGCTGCCAAGAAGTTGCCTATTGAAAAGGCCCTGCGTCTCGCCGGCGACTTCGATTTGGCAGTGATTACGCAGGAGACTGTGTTGGACAAAGTGTTAGATGCGATAAATAACATGGAGGGCGTCAAGGAGACGAAGACCTTTATCTCCATTGGGGCCATAAAAGAGTAG
- the sufB gene encoding Fe-S cluster assembly protein SufB, giving the protein MEVEALRTAISHVESVEEALGVEKKLAYQVVLKGKITRDMVEEISRLKGEPDWMRRLRLRMLELFEKLPMPKWVRAVEEIDLEALAHYAKPQTETVTSWDQVPKEIREYYEKLGLPEIEAKALLGLGAQFDSEIIYFNLKKKLQEKGVVMLPMEEAVKKYPDLVQKYFMRVFPPEHKFAALHGALWSGGVFIYVPPGVRIEQPLETFFFIGQSMESQMEHSIVVADKGAYVHWIEGCSAPRLMKYSFHDGMVEGYAHEGATLKITTVQNWSRDVVNFNNKRAIAEAHAKVHWVEGSIGSKTTYTFPSTVLKGEGASTEIVGITAAKGPYWKENGAKVWHLAPKTSSRVVNKSISAEGGVAVYRGLIHVQRGAKYAKSHVQCDSLVLDKDSATLTIPHDQVFEETAVVTHEATASTISEEKIAYLRARGLTEDAAKAAIVLGFVGDVLKDLPFEYAVVLSRVIELEFGKLSKVG; this is encoded by the coding sequence ATGGAAGTTGAGGCTCTAAGGACGGCCATAAGCCACGTGGAGTCTGTGGAAGAGGCCCTGGGCGTAGAGAAGAAGCTAGCCTACCAAGTGGTCCTCAAGGGGAAAATCACGAGAGACATGGTGGAGGAGATCAGCAGGCTGAAGGGCGAGCCCGATTGGATGAGGCGGCTGAGGTTGCGCATGCTAGAGCTCTTTGAAAAACTCCCCATGCCCAAGTGGGTGCGTGCGGTGGAGGAAATAGACCTAGAGGCCCTAGCCCACTACGCCAAGCCGCAGACGGAAACTGTGACAAGCTGGGACCAGGTGCCGAAGGAGATTAGAGAGTACTACGAGAAGCTCGGCCTCCCAGAAATAGAGGCAAAGGCGTTGCTGGGCCTCGGAGCGCAGTTCGACAGCGAAATCATATACTTCAACCTAAAGAAGAAGCTACAGGAAAAAGGCGTCGTCATGTTGCCAATGGAGGAGGCGGTGAAGAAGTACCCCGACCTGGTACAGAAGTACTTCATGCGCGTCTTCCCACCTGAGCACAAATTCGCCGCATTACACGGCGCGTTGTGGTCAGGAGGAGTCTTCATATACGTCCCACCCGGCGTAAGAATAGAGCAACCACTGGAGACCTTCTTCTTCATAGGGCAGTCCATGGAGTCCCAAATGGAGCACTCAATAGTGGTGGCCGACAAGGGCGCCTACGTGCACTGGATAGAGGGGTGCTCCGCCCCAAGGCTGATGAAGTACTCCTTCCACGACGGAATGGTCGAGGGCTACGCCCACGAAGGCGCCACTCTAAAAATCACCACGGTGCAAAACTGGTCAAGAGACGTGGTGAACTTCAACAACAAGCGGGCAATAGCGGAGGCCCACGCCAAGGTGCACTGGGTAGAGGGGTCGATAGGTAGCAAGACCACCTACACCTTCCCCTCCACTGTGCTAAAGGGCGAGGGGGCCTCCACGGAGATCGTGGGCATAACTGCGGCAAAGGGGCCCTACTGGAAGGAGAATGGGGCAAAGGTGTGGCACCTAGCCCCAAAGACGAGCAGTAGGGTGGTGAACAAGAGCATCTCCGCAGAGGGAGGCGTCGCAGTGTACAGGGGGTTAATCCACGTGCAGCGAGGGGCAAAATACGCCAAGTCACACGTACAGTGCGACTCCCTTGTCTTAGACAAGGACTCAGCCACATTGACAATACCACACGACCAAGTGTTCGAGGAAACCGCCGTCGTGACCCACGAGGCCACCGCCTCGACAATATCGGAGGAGAAGATAGCCTACCTCCGCGCCAGAGGGCTCACAGAAGACGCCGCGAAGGCGGCCATAGTCCTCGGCTTCGTCGGCGACGTGTTGAAAGACCTCCCCTTCGAGTACGCAGTGGTGCTGAGCAGAGTGATAGAGCTTGAGTTCGGCAAGCTTTCAAAAGTCGGCTAA
- a CDS encoding RuvB-like helicase, with protein MSVRIEEVKSQFERFAAHSHIKGLGVRDGKVEFIADGFVGQVEAREAAYIVVKMIREGKFAGKGVLIVGPPGTGKTALALGIARELGRETPFVALSGGEIYSLEVKKSEFLMRALRRAIGIKVREWRKVYEGEVRSIEFRYGRHPYNPYIQRVLGATIKLRTRDEEKTLRVPAEIAEQLIELGVEEGDVIMIDEETGAVSVVGRGESGEQYDVAVRRRIEIPKGPVYKEKEIVRFFTLHDVDVSLARQRGLISAMLFGFAEEVKEIPDEIRKQSDEIVRKTLDEGKAELVPGVLFIDDAHLLDIESFSFLMRAMETEFAPIIIMATNRGIAKIRGTDIEAPHGIPQDMLDRLVIIRTRPYTADEIREIIRIKAREQGISLSDEALKLLTDIGVNHSLRYALQLLTPAYIIAKERGKSSVEREEVEYVRRHFVSVKESVEYVKSLEEKFLK; from the coding sequence GTGTCGGTGAGAATAGAGGAGGTTAAGTCCCAGTTTGAGAGATTTGCCGCGCACAGCCACATAAAGGGCCTCGGAGTAAGGGATGGGAAGGTGGAATTCATAGCCGACGGCTTCGTCGGCCAAGTGGAGGCCAGAGAAGCCGCGTACATCGTCGTTAAGATGATTAGGGAGGGCAAGTTTGCGGGGAAGGGGGTCTTAATCGTGGGTCCCCCTGGCACTGGCAAGACCGCGCTTGCCTTGGGCATAGCTAGGGAGTTGGGCAGGGAGACTCCCTTCGTGGCCCTCTCTGGCGGCGAGATATACTCTCTCGAGGTTAAGAAGTCGGAGTTCTTGATGAGGGCGCTTAGGAGGGCCATTGGCATCAAGGTGCGGGAGTGGCGTAAGGTGTACGAGGGGGAGGTTAGGTCCATAGAATTTAGGTATGGCAGACACCCATATAACCCCTACATCCAGAGGGTCCTCGGCGCCACGATAAAGTTGCGCACTAGGGACGAGGAGAAGACTCTCCGTGTGCCTGCGGAAATCGCCGAGCAGTTGATAGAGCTCGGGGTTGAGGAGGGCGACGTCATTATGATCGACGAGGAGACGGGGGCTGTGTCTGTAGTTGGCAGGGGAGAGAGCGGCGAGCAGTACGACGTCGCTGTGAGGCGGAGGATTGAGATCCCCAAGGGCCCCGTCTACAAGGAGAAGGAGATTGTGCGGTTTTTCACTCTCCACGACGTGGACGTGTCGCTGGCGAGGCAGAGGGGGCTCATCTCTGCGATGTTGTTTGGCTTTGCGGAGGAGGTGAAGGAGATACCGGACGAGATTAGGAAGCAGAGTGACGAAATTGTGAGAAAGACGCTGGACGAGGGGAAGGCGGAGCTCGTGCCCGGCGTGTTGTTTATAGACGACGCCCATCTGCTCGACATTGAGAGCTTCTCCTTCCTAATGAGGGCCATGGAGACTGAGTTTGCCCCCATCATAATTATGGCCACGAATAGGGGGATCGCCAAGATTAGGGGTACCGACATCGAGGCGCCGCACGGCATACCGCAGGACATGTTGGACAGGCTCGTCATCATTAGGACGAGGCCCTACACCGCCGACGAGATAAGAGAGATTATACGCATTAAGGCCAGGGAGCAGGGCATATCTCTGTCAGACGAGGCGTTGAAGCTGCTGACCGACATAGGCGTCAACCACTCCCTCAGGTACGCCCTCCAGTTGTTAACACCGGCGTACATAATAGCAAAGGAGAGGGGCAAGTCCTCCGTAGAGAGAGAAGAGGTGGAGTACGTGAGGCGCCACTTTGTGTCAGTAAAGGAGTCTGTGGAGTACGTGAAATCGCTCGAGGAGAAATTCCTCAAGTAA
- the sufC gene encoding Fe-S cluster assembly ATPase SufC — MHKLEVVNLRVAVGGREILKGVNLSVSSGEVVVVMGPNGSGKSTLFQTIAGNPKYEVLDGDILLDGQSIKELAPEERFAKGIFVGFQSPVAVPEVRFAFLLQAMANVRMGKKLTDPNPQVLAQAQKIAAELGLRPDVFNRGVGAGFSGGEFKRAEVLQALLLKPAFVILDEPDSGLDIDGIAAVGNAITKLASSGSGVLLSTHYARVLRFIKPTRVYVMVDGRVALEGDETVIKRIEELGYQGYFKELQNFGELTSSK; from the coding sequence ATGCACAAACTAGAGGTGGTAAATCTTAGGGTGGCTGTGGGTGGCAGAGAAATTTTGAAGGGGGTCAACTTGTCTGTGTCCAGCGGCGAGGTGGTAGTGGTCATGGGCCCAAACGGCAGCGGCAAGTCGACACTTTTCCAAACAATAGCGGGCAACCCCAAGTACGAGGTGCTCGACGGCGACATACTGCTCGACGGCCAGTCTATAAAGGAGCTCGCGCCCGAGGAGAGATTCGCCAAGGGGATCTTCGTGGGCTTCCAGTCGCCGGTGGCCGTGCCAGAGGTTAGATTTGCCTTTCTGCTCCAGGCGATGGCCAACGTGCGCATGGGCAAGAAGTTGACAGACCCCAACCCGCAGGTGTTGGCTCAGGCGCAGAAAATCGCGGCGGAGCTGGGATTGAGGCCGGACGTGTTTAACCGCGGCGTAGGCGCGGGCTTCAGCGGCGGCGAGTTCAAGAGGGCAGAGGTGTTGCAGGCCCTGTTGCTGAAGCCGGCCTTTGTAATACTGGACGAGCCAGACAGCGGTTTAGACATCGACGGCATAGCAGCTGTGGGCAACGCAATTACTAAGCTGGCGTCGTCGGGTAGCGGGGTCTTGCTCTCTACGCATTATGCAAGAGTTCTGCGCTTCATAAAGCCTACTAGGGTGTACGTCATGGTGGACGGCCGCGTCGCGCTAGAGGGAGACGAAACGGTGATTAAGAGGATAGAGGAGTTGGGGTACCAGGGGTATTTCAAAGAGTTGCAAAACTTCGGCGAGTTGACTTCTTCAAAATAA
- a CDS encoding site-2 protease family protein — MDPLVAFLVSWFAVVGIVYAVNKNAVRYFVAIYWKTERLNRRIEGLVKRLSFVPLRAYLAVALVLALAPIFIAMPFVRPDGQVQALPGFLYMLIGGTVTAVQTLLSGAPVAEAASRSAGVTPIIPGVTLPWGQLPYLAVAIAVGVALHEFMHAYAALRYGIPLRHVGVFSFFYIISGAFVEPDEEAYKKSGVEAKAAVLASGVAANVALAFLAMLAGVAGAWAGLYGAVFGVSAFGVDAGDRVLEIRGCGLAERVYTPDDFITKINVLAGMGPLMGINKTAACKPGDEVTLVVGKWWGTYEVKLDYSNFTTPPRINWLFEDGSLYKSGVRPGDVVKAVEGCGVREEIRWGGQLLSTLLSLKKLCRPGDVIRVAVERNGTTVALNVTLVGKGGEVYYGLGPGSLPMLGYDAGPIKASEIYNTEFTKFVFWFLVVNYGLAVVNALPIYPLDGGQLVAALAQRRLGERRGQRLVNALSVVLAAMLIFNLALGVLGEQYRVLQMIR, encoded by the coding sequence GTGGACCCGCTAGTGGCCTTCTTGGTGAGCTGGTTCGCCGTGGTGGGGATAGTCTACGCGGTGAATAAAAACGCGGTTAGGTACTTCGTGGCCATATACTGGAAGACCGAGAGGCTTAACCGGCGTATAGAGGGGCTTGTGAAGAGGCTCAGTTTTGTGCCGCTCAGGGCCTATCTGGCGGTCGCCCTCGTCCTCGCCCTTGCGCCAATCTTTATAGCAATGCCGTTTGTGAGGCCGGACGGGCAAGTGCAGGCGTTGCCCGGCTTCTTGTACATGCTCATCGGCGGCACAGTCACAGCCGTTCAGACTCTGCTCAGCGGAGCCCCTGTGGCCGAGGCGGCCTCGCGGTCAGCAGGAGTCACCCCCATAATACCTGGCGTGACTCTCCCCTGGGGGCAACTGCCCTACTTGGCTGTGGCAATAGCCGTGGGAGTGGCGCTTCACGAATTTATGCACGCCTATGCGGCTCTGAGGTATGGAATCCCCCTGCGGCACGTCGGCGTCTTCTCCTTCTTCTACATAATAAGCGGCGCCTTCGTGGAGCCGGATGAGGAGGCGTACAAGAAGAGTGGCGTCGAGGCCAAGGCCGCTGTGTTGGCCAGCGGGGTGGCGGCAAACGTGGCCTTGGCGTTCTTGGCCATGCTTGCGGGGGTTGCGGGTGCTTGGGCCGGGCTTTATGGGGCCGTCTTTGGAGTCTCCGCATTCGGCGTAGATGCCGGCGACCGCGTATTAGAGATAAGGGGCTGCGGCTTGGCCGAGAGGGTGTATACGCCGGACGACTTTATAACCAAAATCAACGTGTTGGCGGGCATGGGGCCCCTCATGGGCATTAATAAGACGGCGGCGTGTAAGCCAGGCGACGAGGTGACACTAGTAGTGGGGAAGTGGTGGGGCACATACGAGGTAAAGCTAGACTACTCAAACTTCACCACGCCGCCGAGGATCAACTGGCTTTTCGAAGACGGCTCTTTGTACAAGTCAGGCGTTAGGCCAGGGGACGTCGTAAAAGCAGTAGAGGGATGCGGCGTCCGCGAGGAAATAAGATGGGGCGGCCAGCTGCTTTCCACCTTGCTCTCTCTTAAAAAGCTTTGCAGGCCAGGCGACGTGATAAGAGTAGCAGTGGAGAGAAACGGCACCACTGTGGCGCTGAACGTGACCCTCGTGGGGAAGGGGGGAGAGGTGTACTACGGGCTAGGCCCTGGAAGCCTCCCGATGCTAGGCTACGACGCGGGCCCCATAAAGGCAAGCGAGATCTACAACACCGAGTTTACAAAGTTTGTATTCTGGTTTCTCGTGGTCAACTACGGCTTAGCGGTGGTGAACGCCCTCCCAATATATCCACTTGACGGAGGCCAGCTTGTGGCGGCTCTGGCGCAGAGGAGGCTGGGAGAGAGGAGGGGGCAGCGGTTGGTGAACGCCTTGTCTGTGGTTTTAGCCGCCATGCTTATCTTCAACCTCGCCCTGGGAGTACTCGGCGAGCAGTACAGAGTGCTTCAGATGATCAGATGA
- a CDS encoding M1 family metallopeptidase, whose translation MKYLVGRDFAFPEYLPRHPRSYDFDVVKMSLDVEVDLENGAVEGVVKYVVRAKKSGAVVVLDAVDIEVLGVSHDYFYDGAKLEIRPEWKSGEQVEVVVRYRARPRVGMFFVRRGKEVYMWTQGETEYNRYWVPLPDSPNVKFPWSVSITVPKPYVAGSNGVLVEVKERGDKLVYVWEMRHPMSPYLLALAVGNFKVYKEKCGDVELEYYLPSYVGEEWKFSFYNTCSIMQFLSQYLGVPYPYERYAQVVVPEFIYGGMENTTFTILTDWTIHDKHAQCPYSGFPCLELEDFSSHPLVAHEMAHMWFGDLVTAKDWAHITINESFATFLEALWTERSKGRDEYLYEIYTNFKIYLGEYSRRYSRPIVTNIYKIPDEVFDRHAYEKGSVVLHMLRSLLGDEVFRRGLKTFLERYRYKAVDVEDLRKVFEEVSERDLEWFWNQFFYSAGHPVLKVSWNYSMEDKAARVQIRQTQGEDSFPVYTLPLELKIVYEDGRREVKSLVLNDKELSFTLHGKPKYICVDPGFKILKSLDPQYPLESAVAMLEDEDLYCRLQAVEALKKNGSPKAVDALAKALRDNFWGVASEAAKALGEVGTAEAVAKLIEAYPVVAHPRARRAIIEALGNTRRREAAEFLDRVLHDVGESYYVRAEAARALGKTRWEFAEHSLRKALEYSSHLEVIKRGALEGLAELGSEEALRLVLKYAEEGVPTVLRMTAVQALAKFGPRREVLEVIRRALRDENFRVRYAAVAAALELLEPRLLPDLEERIERDLDGRIRRMAREVVEKIRKAMERGAEYQRLREEVEKLREEYRKLLDRVARLERV comes from the coding sequence ATGAAGTACTTAGTGGGGAGGGACTTCGCCTTTCCCGAATATCTGCCTAGGCATCCGCGATCTTACGACTTCGACGTGGTTAAGATGAGCCTTGACGTTGAGGTAGATTTGGAAAATGGCGCCGTTGAAGGCGTGGTGAAGTACGTCGTTAGGGCCAAAAAGAGCGGCGCAGTGGTTGTCTTAGACGCTGTGGACATTGAGGTTTTGGGAGTTAGCCACGACTATTTCTACGATGGCGCCAAGCTCGAGATTCGCCCCGAGTGGAAGAGCGGGGAACAGGTGGAGGTGGTTGTGAGGTATCGGGCCAGGCCGAGGGTTGGCATGTTTTTCGTGAGGAGGGGCAAGGAGGTGTATATGTGGACACAGGGAGAGACCGAGTATAACCGGTACTGGGTCCCTCTGCCAGATTCGCCTAATGTGAAATTCCCGTGGTCTGTGTCCATTACCGTCCCTAAGCCGTATGTGGCTGGGAGCAACGGCGTTTTGGTAGAGGTGAAGGAGAGGGGCGACAAGCTGGTCTACGTGTGGGAGATGCGGCACCCCATGTCGCCTTACTTGTTGGCGCTGGCTGTGGGCAATTTCAAGGTGTATAAAGAGAAGTGCGGCGATGTTGAGCTAGAGTACTATCTGCCTAGCTATGTGGGAGAAGAGTGGAAGTTCTCGTTCTATAACACGTGTAGCATTATGCAGTTTCTGTCGCAGTACTTGGGCGTGCCCTATCCCTATGAGCGTTACGCCCAGGTGGTAGTGCCTGAGTTCATATATGGCGGCATGGAGAATACGACGTTTACAATTTTGACAGATTGGACTATCCACGATAAACACGCCCAGTGCCCCTACTCCGGCTTTCCGTGTCTAGAGCTGGAGGACTTCTCGTCGCACCCACTAGTTGCGCATGAGATGGCGCATATGTGGTTTGGCGACTTGGTCACGGCCAAGGACTGGGCGCATATAACTATCAATGAGTCTTTTGCCACTTTTCTAGAGGCTCTGTGGACTGAGCGCTCCAAGGGAAGAGATGAGTACCTCTACGAGATTTATACAAACTTCAAAATATATCTGGGGGAGTACTCTAGGCGCTACTCGCGGCCAATTGTGACAAATATATACAAGATACCTGACGAGGTGTTCGACCGCCACGCCTATGAGAAGGGGTCTGTGGTTTTGCACATGTTGAGGAGTCTCCTGGGCGACGAGGTGTTTAGGAGGGGGCTCAAGACGTTTCTAGAGAGGTATAGGTACAAGGCCGTCGACGTCGAAGACTTGAGGAAGGTTTTTGAAGAAGTGTCGGAGCGCGACTTGGAGTGGTTCTGGAACCAGTTCTTCTACTCAGCTGGCCACCCAGTGCTGAAGGTGTCTTGGAACTACTCCATGGAGGACAAGGCCGCGAGAGTGCAGATTAGACAGACGCAGGGGGAGGACAGCTTCCCCGTCTACACGCTTCCGTTGGAGCTGAAGATCGTGTATGAGGACGGCAGAAGGGAGGTCAAGTCCTTGGTGCTTAACGACAAGGAGTTGAGCTTTACTTTACATGGGAAGCCCAAGTACATATGCGTAGATCCTGGCTTTAAGATTTTGAAGTCGCTGGATCCTCAGTACCCCCTGGAGTCCGCAGTGGCGATGTTGGAGGACGAGGACCTCTACTGCAGGTTGCAGGCAGTGGAGGCGTTGAAGAAGAACGGTAGTCCAAAGGCCGTGGACGCTCTTGCGAAGGCTCTGCGCGACAATTTCTGGGGCGTGGCCTCTGAGGCGGCAAAGGCGTTGGGAGAGGTTGGAACTGCCGAGGCCGTGGCCAAGCTAATTGAGGCATACCCTGTCGTGGCTCATCCAAGGGCTAGGAGGGCCATCATAGAGGCGCTTGGCAATACAAGGCGGAGAGAGGCCGCCGAGTTTTTAGACAGAGTGCTCCACGACGTGGGGGAGAGCTACTATGTGAGAGCCGAGGCGGCGAGGGCGTTGGGCAAGACTAGGTGGGAGTTCGCCGAGCACAGCCTAAGAAAGGCCCTTGAGTATTCCAGCCACTTGGAGGTTATTAAGAGGGGGGCACTGGAGGGGTTGGCGGAGCTGGGTAGCGAGGAGGCTCTAAGGCTTGTGCTGAAATACGCAGAGGAGGGCGTGCCGACCGTTCTCAGGATGACCGCTGTGCAGGCCCTTGCAAAGTTTGGCCCACGTAGGGAGGTTCTTGAGGTTATAAGGAGGGCGCTGAGGGATGAGAATTTCCGGGTCAGATACGCCGCAGTCGCCGCGGCGTTGGAACTCCTAGAGCCTAGGCTCTTGCCCGACCTCGAGGAGAGGATTGAGCGCGACTTAGACGGCCGTATTAGGCGCATGGCGAGGGAGGTTGTGGAAAAGATTAGGAAGGCCATGGAACGCGGCGCTGAATACCAGCGGCTTAGAGAGGAGGTGGAAAAGTTGCGTGAGGAGTATCGCAAGCTCCTCGACCGCGTGGCTCGGCTGGAGCGCGTCTGA
- a CDS encoding bifunctional phosphoglucose/phosphomannose isomerase, which produces MLNDYLQWEKFILRGVEFPTRYRVDGDEVEITPSSRLYVSGMGGSGVVGDLIRDFSIVWNWDVEVTVVKDYFLRARDGLLIAVSYSGNTVETLYSVEYAKKRRIPTVAITTGGKLAQMGVPTIIIPKASAPRAALPQMLTAALHVVRKVYGIPIEIPEALEPPNDPLIHKLMEDFQKRPTIVAPETMRGVAYRVKNEFNENAKIEPSVEILPEAHHNWIEGSERPIVALTSPHIPREHQERVKATLEILGGTLYVVEMSTRGVLTFLREVGVASIKLAESRGVNPLATPRIEALKRRLQ; this is translated from the coding sequence GTGTTAAACGACTATCTGCAGTGGGAGAAGTTTATACTCCGCGGCGTAGAATTCCCAACGAGATATCGAGTAGACGGAGACGAAGTAGAAATAACGCCGAGTAGCCGCCTCTATGTCAGCGGAATGGGCGGCTCCGGCGTAGTGGGAGACTTGATACGCGATTTTTCAATAGTATGGAACTGGGACGTCGAAGTGACAGTGGTCAAGGACTACTTCCTCAGAGCCAGGGACGGCCTCCTAATAGCTGTCTCATACTCGGGAAACACCGTGGAAACCCTCTACTCCGTTGAGTACGCAAAGAAGAGGAGAATCCCAACCGTTGCCATCACCACCGGCGGAAAGCTGGCGCAGATGGGCGTCCCCACTATAATTATACCAAAGGCCAGCGCCCCCCGCGCCGCGTTGCCACAGATGTTAACAGCGGCGCTACACGTCGTAAGAAAGGTGTATGGCATTCCCATTGAAATACCAGAGGCATTAGAGCCGCCGAACGACCCACTGATACACAAGCTAATGGAGGACTTTCAGAAGAGACCCACTATAGTTGCCCCAGAGACTATGCGAGGCGTGGCCTACAGAGTGAAAAACGAGTTTAACGAAAATGCGAAAATTGAGCCATCTGTAGAAATTCTCCCAGAGGCCCACCACAACTGGATAGAGGGCTCAGAGCGGCCCATAGTAGCGCTCACAAGCCCCCACATACCGAGAGAACACCAAGAGCGAGTAAAGGCGACCTTAGAAATACTTGGAGGCACCCTCTATGTAGTTGAAATGAGCACAAGAGGAGTGCTCACATTCCTCAGAGAAGTTGGGGTAGCCTCCATCAAGCTGGCAGAGAGCAGAGGAGTGAACCCGCTCGCTACCCCAAGAATAGAGGCGTTAAAACGGCGCCTCCAATGA
- the upp gene encoding uracil phosphoribosyltransferase has translation MPVRIIDHVYAQHLLTKLRDKSTKGIEFRKGLVRLGRIVGYELVKTFPTRQVEVETPLGKATGVEIVGLDKVVIVQILRAAMPFVEGLLKAFPQARLGVVAARRREEGGAISVEVFYSKVPQIEGDVVIVADPMLATGGTMIKAIEEVYKAGNPQRLIVASVIATPIGVDNVLSKYPHAEIYTVAIDPALNDRAFIVPGLGDAGDRAFSS, from the coding sequence ATGCCTGTACGCATTATAGACCACGTATATGCCCAACACCTGTTGACAAAGCTAAGGGACAAGTCGACGAAGGGTATAGAGTTTCGTAAAGGCCTTGTTAGACTTGGCAGAATAGTGGGGTACGAGCTGGTTAAGACTTTTCCAACGCGGCAGGTGGAAGTAGAGACGCCGCTCGGCAAAGCAACCGGCGTTGAAATAGTGGGCTTGGACAAAGTCGTCATTGTCCAAATTCTTAGGGCGGCGATGCCCTTCGTAGAGGGGCTTCTAAAGGCTTTTCCACAGGCGCGTCTCGGCGTAGTTGCCGCAAGGCGGAGAGAGGAGGGCGGCGCAATATCTGTGGAGGTGTTCTACTCCAAGGTACCCCAGATAGAGGGGGACGTGGTCATAGTGGCGGACCCAATGTTGGCGACGGGGGGTACGATGATAAAGGCAATAGAGGAGGTGTACAAGGCTGGGAATCCGCAACGGCTAATAGTGGCGTCGGTCATAGCCACTCCCATAGGCGTAGACAACGTGCTTTCGAAATATCCGCATGCTGAAATTTACACCGTTGCAATAGACCCAGCGCTTAACGACAGGGCGTTCATAGTCCCTGGCCTCGGCGACGCAGGCGATAGAGCTTTTTCCTCTTAG
- a CDS encoding DUF4443 domain-containing protein, with the protein MRAAKTREVLYIQLLALLRTSPTPRGRRNLAEELKIGEGVARALLEAGRHLGHIYIMRGGAKITEAGDTFLRDIFATCKIGAVVPMNDAGKYLCGKRCLAFIIDDKIPNAVAMRDELVRLGACGALIVEKQEDLVLPPTYEKLRKYIPQLAENLSEHLSQGQSAVVTCGETYADAMSFIQIRCKNLLTGDEENPADM; encoded by the coding sequence ATGCGCGCCGCAAAGACGCGGGAAGTTTTATACATACAGCTACTCGCCCTCCTGCGCACCTCCCCCACGCCCCGGGGCCGGCGCAATTTGGCAGAAGAGCTCAAAATAGGCGAGGGAGTCGCCAGAGCGCTCTTAGAAGCCGGCCGCCACCTCGGCCACATCTACATCATGAGAGGAGGGGCAAAGATAACCGAGGCGGGAGACACCTTTCTAAGGGACATCTTTGCCACATGCAAAATAGGCGCCGTGGTACCCATGAACGACGCTGGGAAATACCTATGCGGGAAAAGGTGCCTAGCCTTCATAATAGACGACAAAATCCCCAACGCCGTGGCCATGAGAGACGAGCTCGTAAGACTAGGAGCCTGCGGAGCATTAATCGTAGAAAAACAAGAAGACCTAGTCCTACCCCCGACATATGAAAAACTAAGAAAGTACATACCACAGCTGGCAGAGAACTTGTCAGAACACCTCAGCCAAGGCCAGAGCGCAGTGGTGACCTGCGGCGAGACATACGCAGACGCGATGAGCTTTATACAGATAAGATGCAAAAACCTCTTGACAGGTGATGAAGAGAACCCGGCGGACATGTGA